From one Gimesia sp. genomic stretch:
- a CDS encoding twin-arginine translocase TatA/TatE family subunit: MFGFPGWIEVVIILGIVLLLFGKRLPGVMNSLGRSIVEFKKGAKEGEESDDDSSKISSQDSSKDS; this comes from the coding sequence ATGTTTGGCTTTCCTGGCTGGATTGAAGTCGTCATTATTCTGGGAATTGTTCTCCTGCTGTTTGGCAAACGTCTGCCCGGCGTGATGAATTCCCTCGGTAGAAGCATTGTCGAATTCAAAAAAGGAGCGAAGGAAGGGGAGGAATCCGATGACGATTCCTCAAAGATCTCTTCGCAGGATTCCTCCAAAGACAGCTAA
- a CDS encoding twin-arginine translocase TatA/TatE family subunit — protein MFQTITHINAVPAFLGMPGGYEMIIVGIIALLLFGKRLPEVARSLGKGIVEFKKGVSGIEDEVNQASYSHSQPETPRPKPEERSEEFTAPKFEVPSSEPKEEKSEQA, from the coding sequence ATGTTCCAGACCATCACACACATCAATGCCGTCCCCGCCTTTCTGGGTATGCCTGGCGGTTATGAAATGATTATTGTCGGCATTATTGCCCTGCTGCTGTTTGGTAAACGATTGCCAGAAGTCGCACGCAGCCTGGGCAAGGGGATTGTCGAATTTAAAAAGGGAGTGAGTGGTATCGAGGACGAAGTCAATCAGGCTTCTTACTCACATTCTCAGCCTGAAACGCCACGCCCCAAACCGGAAGAACGTTCGGAAGAATTCACTGCTCCGAAATTCGAAGTTCCCAGTTCCGAACCCAAAGAAGAAAAATCAGAGCAGGCTTAG
- a CDS encoding bifunctional 4-hydroxy-2-oxoglutarate aldolase/2-dehydro-3-deoxy-phosphogluconate aldolase — MSRHADFSQVMDRGAVAIIRAPSSELLVDVSKAIYAGGLDVIEVTFTVPNVLDILAQVKREIGDKILLGAGTVLDPESARAAILAGAEFIVTPTVNPDVIELCNRYDKLIMTGAFTPTEVLTAWESGADIIKVFPAFVGGPEYLKALHGPLPQIPLMPTGGVDLETLPAYMKAGACAVGLGSSLVTKQMVADGDLEGIQKLTAEYMAKIAELRKA; from the coding sequence ATGAGTCGTCACGCGGATTTCTCACAGGTTATGGATCGTGGTGCGGTGGCGATTATTCGCGCTCCCTCCAGTGAATTACTGGTTGATGTTTCCAAAGCCATCTATGCTGGGGGCCTGGATGTGATTGAAGTCACATTTACCGTCCCTAATGTTCTGGATATTCTGGCTCAGGTGAAACGTGAGATCGGCGACAAGATCCTGTTGGGGGCCGGGACTGTTCTCGACCCGGAATCAGCGCGGGCTGCGATTCTGGCCGGGGCGGAATTTATTGTGACTCCGACTGTGAATCCAGACGTGATCGAGCTCTGTAACCGTTATGATAAACTGATCATGACGGGCGCGTTTACACCCACCGAGGTGCTCACTGCCTGGGAATCTGGGGCGGACATCATTAAGGTCTTCCCCGCTTTTGTGGGGGGGCCCGAATATCTCAAAGCCCTGCACGGTCCCCTGCCCCAGATCCCGCTCATGCCAACAGGCGGAGTCGATCTGGAAACGCTGCCTGCCTATATGAAAGCAGGTGCCTGTGCCGTCGGTCTGGGCAGTTCGCTGGTGACGAAGCAGATGGTCGCTGATGGCGATCTGGAGGGAATCCAGAAGTTGACCGCTGAATACATGGCCAAAATTGCTGAGCTTCGCAAAGCCTGA